The ANME-2 cluster archaeon genome contains a region encoding:
- the tgt gene encoding tRNA guanosine(34) transglycosylase Tgt, translating into MFEVVHQDTVSGARQGRLTTAHQVVDTPAFMPVATKATVKTLTPTELRDTGTQAIISNAFHLHLGPGHELIQNAGGLHRFMGWDGAIFTDSGGFQILRKEFKFKLNNQGINYMNSRDGKRYMYTPELCMEIQGALGSDVAMVLDDCPPWGSNRDEIRESVCRTVNWAQRSLDSRCNDEQLVFAILQGGTLPDMREECAERLVGMDFDGYGIGGLSIGEPKEVMHETIRLNLPMIPEDKPRYLMGVGSPVELLDSIYLGVDIFDSAFPTRNARHQSAMTRHGQIDLRRAALVDDFRPIDDECKCYTCRHFSRSYIYHLFKESEMLAMRLASIHNVHFLQDLMTGARTAISEDRFAEFRDQYLDH; encoded by the coding sequence ATGTTTGAGGTAGTTCACCAGGATACCGTGTCCGGTGCCAGGCAGGGAAGACTTACAACCGCCCACCAGGTTGTGGATACCCCCGCTTTCATGCCAGTGGCAACCAAGGCAACTGTCAAAACGCTGACCCCAACCGAACTAAGGGATACGGGTACCCAGGCCATTATCAGTAATGCCTTCCACCTGCACCTGGGGCCTGGTCATGAGCTGATACAAAATGCGGGTGGACTGCACAGGTTCATGGGGTGGGACGGTGCCATCTTCACTGACAGCGGTGGATTCCAGATATTGCGTAAGGAGTTCAAGTTCAAATTGAACAACCAGGGTATCAATTATATGAATTCCAGGGACGGAAAGCGATACATGTACACACCAGAACTGTGCATGGAGATACAGGGTGCCCTGGGTTCTGATGTGGCTATGGTGCTGGACGACTGCCCACCCTGGGGCAGCAACCGTGATGAGATACGGGAATCGGTCTGCCGGACAGTGAACTGGGCACAGCGAAGTCTTGATTCAAGATGTAATGATGAGCAGCTGGTATTTGCCATACTTCAGGGCGGGACCCTGCCGGATATGAGGGAGGAATGTGCTGAGCGCCTGGTTGGGATGGATTTCGATGGTTACGGGATTGGGGGACTGAGTATAGGTGAACCAAAAGAGGTCATGCATGAAACCATCAGGTTGAACTTACCAATGATACCAGAGGATAAGCCCAGGTACTTAATGGGTGTGGGCTCGCCTGTAGAGCTGCTGGATTCCATATACCTTGGCGTGGATATATTTGATAGTGCCTTTCCAACACGCAATGCCCGGCACCAGAGTGCCATGACCAGGCACGGGCAGATAGACCTTCGGCGAGCAGCGCTTGTGGATGACTTCAGGCCCATAGACGATGAATGCAAATGCTACACATGCAGGCACTTTTCAAGGTCGTATATCTACCACCTGTTCAAGGAATCGGAAATGCTTGCTATGCGACTGGCATCGATACACAATGTGCACTTCCTGCAGGACCTTATGACCGGGGCCAGGACAGCTATATCAGAGGATAGATTCGCTGAGTTCAGGGATCAGTATTTAGACCACTGA
- the queA gene encoding tRNA preQ1(34) S-adenosylmethionine ribosyltransferase-isomerase QueA, which translates to MKLSDFDYQLPKEMIAQHPVEPRDSSRLMILDGKDIEHMKFSNLPRLLRPGDLLVMNNSRVIPARIYGTKDTGGKIEVLLVRRLEDKYYECLVRGKIKPGSDIQFNSAVTGTAKDIADGTVKGTVIERIDTHTGHRYNIKFQCNGAFEFHLQNIGAMPVPPYIKEQLDDNERYQTIYSRHEGSIAAPTAGLHFTSGILSRLKEMGVRLVFITLHVGVGTFMPVRCEDVEEHIMESEYYIIDRAAADAINGTILREGRIIVVGTTSVRSLESAAWEDGSILPSEGWSNSFIYPPYKFKTPMSGLITNFHLPKSTLLMLVSAYAGKETIMNAYMEAIDTGYRFYSFGDAMFILNNNEGKHV; encoded by the coding sequence ATGAAACTCTCTGATTTTGATTACCAGCTGCCAAAGGAGATGATCGCCCAGCACCCGGTCGAACCAAGGGATTCATCAAGGTTGATGATACTGGATGGAAAGGACATAGAACACATGAAATTCAGCAACCTTCCCCGGCTCCTACGTCCGGGCGACCTGCTGGTAATGAACAACAGCAGGGTGATACCTGCCAGGATCTATGGGACCAAGGATACTGGCGGTAAAATCGAGGTGCTGCTGGTCAGGCGCCTGGAAGATAAATATTATGAATGCCTGGTCAGAGGTAAAATAAAGCCAGGCAGCGATATTCAATTTAACAGCGCCGTTACCGGCACGGCAAAGGACATAGCAGATGGCACGGTAAAGGGCACGGTAATTGAGCGGATAGACACACATACCGGGCACCGTTACAATATTAAGTTCCAGTGCAATGGTGCATTTGAATTTCACCTGCAGAATATAGGTGCCATGCCAGTTCCACCTTATATCAAAGAGCAACTTGACGATAATGAGCGGTACCAGACAATATATTCCAGGCATGAGGGTTCCATAGCCGCACCCACTGCAGGGCTGCACTTCACATCCGGGATATTGTCCCGACTCAAAGAGATGGGAGTCAGGCTGGTCTTCATCACCCTGCATGTGGGTGTGGGTACGTTCATGCCTGTACGTTGTGAGGATGTGGAAGAACACATCATGGAGTCCGAGTACTATATCATAGACCGGGCTGCCGCCGATGCCATCAATGGAACCATATTGCGGGAAGGAAGAATTATTGTTGTAGGCACGACTTCGGTGCGCTCCCTTGAAAGTGCAGCATGGGAGGATGGAAGTATATTGCCATCAGAGGGGTGGAGCAACTCTTTTATCTATCCTCCTTATAAATTTAAAACACCCATGTCCGGTCTTATCACAAATTTCCACCTGCCAAAGTCCACACTATTGATGCTTGTCAGTGCCTATGCAGGCAAGGAGACAATTATGAACGCATACATGGAGGCCATCGATACCGGATACAGGTTCTACAGTTTTGGTGATGCTATGTTTATATTGAACAATAACGAGGGAAAACATGTTTGA
- a CDS encoding sarcinarray family MAST domain-containing protein, whose translation MKKIGKLIIFLVLIFILIPNGNAAENDYGKAIAWCNDEPATVNDLEIKIDEPIVVKVEVTSKIAGFVDMQLYEPGVTKSFDVISGPSNFDEWVSEYDLEPGWTKVYTWTIAPNGKWTGGRVPINVIVIFNKEINNNLRVQYTIANPYILDEHYSGPVPTRTATDPSSTNQPPSQGSPGFGAASALLGIALVVMARRN comes from the coding sequence ATGAAAAAAATTGGTAAATTAATAATTTTCTTGGTTTTAATTTTTATATTGATTCCAAACGGTAATGCTGCAGAAAATGATTATGGTAAAGCAATTGCATGGTGCAATGATGAACCTGCTACTGTAAATGATTTAGAGATTAAAATTGATGAACCCATAGTAGTTAAAGTTGAAGTTACTTCAAAGATTGCCGGTTTTGTTGATATGCAATTATATGAACCTGGAGTAACAAAGTCATTTGATGTGATTTCAGGTCCAAGTAATTTTGATGAATGGGTATCTGAATATGATTTAGAACCTGGTTGGACAAAAGTCTATACATGGACAATTGCACCGAACGGTAAATGGACAGGTGGTCGCGTTCCAATTAATGTTATCGTTATTTTTAATAAAGAAATAAATAATAATCTCAGGGTTCAGTATACTATCGCCAACCCCTATATCCTTGACGAACACTACTCAGGCCCCGTCCCCACCCGCACTGCCACCGACCCCTCGTCCACGAACCAGCCCCCCTCCCAGGGGTCGCCAGGGTTCGGGGCGGCGAGTGCACTGCTGGGGATTGCACTTGTGGTGATGGCAAGACGGAACTGA